In the Ficedula albicollis isolate OC2 chromosome 22, FicAlb1.5, whole genome shotgun sequence genome, one interval contains:
- the PCYOX1 gene encoding prenylcysteine oxidase 1, with protein sequence MEGATYEVGGSVIHPLNLHMKHFVKELGLSVASVQDGLAGVYNGEEFVFEESSWSFINLLKLLWHYGLNSLRMSMWVEDILDKFMRIYRYQMHDYAFSSNERLLHALGGDDFTRLLNQTIDEAMQKAGFSQKFINEVVCPVMRVDYGQGVTINAFVGAVSLAGVQAGLWSVKGGNKLVCSGLIYSSKAEVIPGTVVSIEPKTRTRRGGEPVKLYEVTYNTSSGLTGDTYDMVLIAAPLGRKLANITFRNFDPPIPEFPNPYHQTVTTLVHGRLNTSFFGYSDPQAFHLGAIFTTDNPKLFIHSLSVVSPAGDAATGGKLPLQSAVWKVFSKEELTKEQLNLLFSSYDSVKVKPWLAYPQYSPPEKFPPIVLHEQLYYLNGLERAASAMEISAIAARNAALLAFHRWHGHSASVDQEDLHEKLKTEL encoded by the exons ATGGAGGGGGCCACCTACGAGGTTGGGGGGTCCGTGATCCACCCCCTCAACCTGCACATGAAGCATTTTGTCAAGGAGCTGG GCCTTTCAGTCGCCTCAGTCCAGGACGGCCTCGCGGGCGTTTACAATGGGGAGGAATTTGTGTTTGAGGAGAGCAGCTGGTCCTTCATCAACCTCCTCAAGCTGCTCTGGCACTACGGCCTCAACTCCCTGCGCATGTCCATGTGGGTGGAGGACATCCTGGACAAGTTCATGAG GATCTACCGGTACCAGATGCACGACTACGCCTTCAGCAGCAACGAGCGCCTGCTCCACGCCCTGGGAGGCGACGACTTCACCCGGCTGCTCAACCAGACCATCGATGAGGCCATGCAGAAAGCGGGCTTCTCCCAGAAATTCATCAATGAGGTGGTTTGTCCGGTCATGAGGGTGGATTATGGCCAAGGTGTCACCATCAATGCCTTTGTAG GTGCTGTGTCCCTGGCCGGGGTGCAGGCAGGCCTTTGGTCTGTGAAAGGGGGGAACAAACTTGTCTGCTCCGGCCTCATCTACTCCTCCAAGGCCGAGGTTATCCCAGGAACAGTCGTGTCCATAGAGCCAAAAACCAGAACCAGGCGTGGCG GGGAGCCGGTGAAGCTCTACGAGGTCACCTACAACACGTCCTCGGGGCTGACGGGGGACACGTACGACATGGTGCTGATCGCAGCCCCGCTCGGCCGCAAGCTGGCCAACATCACCTTCCGCAACTTCGACCCTCCCATCCCGGAATTCCCCAACCCCTACCACCAGACCGTCACCACCCTGGTGCACGGGCGCTTGAACACCTCCTTCTTCGGCTACAGCGACCCCCAGGCTTTTCACCTGGGGGCCATTTTCACCACGGACAACCCCAAACTGTTCATCCACAGCCTGAGCGTGGTGTCCCCCGCGGGGGACGCGGCCACGGGCGGGAAGCTGCCCTTGCAGTCGGCCGTCTGGAAGGTGTTTTCCAAGGAAGAGCTCACCAAGGAGCAGCTCAATTTGCTCTTCTCCTCCTACGACTCGGTGAAGGTGAAGCCGTGGTTGGCGTATCCGCAGTACAGCCCTCCCGAGAAGTTCCCTCCCATCGTCCTGCACGAGCAGCTGTACTACCTGAACGGGCTGGAGCGCGCCGCCAGCGCCATGGAGATCAGCGCCATCGCCGCCCGCAACGCCGCCCTGCTCGCCTTCCACCGCTGGCACGGCCACAGCGCCAGCGTCGACCAGGAGGACCTGCACGAGAAGCTCAAAACAGAGCTCTGA
- the SNRPG gene encoding small nuclear ribonucleoprotein G, whose amino-acid sequence MDKKLSLKLNGGRHVQGILRGFDPFMNLVIDECVEMAPGGQQNNIGMVVIRGNSIIMLEALERV is encoded by the exons ATGGACAAGAAGCTGTCGT TGAAGCTGAACGGCGGCCGGCACGTGCAGGGCATCCTGCGGGGCTTCGACCCCTTCATGAACCTGGTCATCGACGAGTGCGTGGAGATGGCGCCGGGCGGGCAGCAGAACAACATCGGCATGgtg GTGATCCGAGGGAACAGCATCATCATGCTGGAAGCTTTGGAACGAGTATAA